The nucleotide window AAGAACACACTAACACACATGTGAATAGCTGGCTCTCAAAGGAATAAGTCATTAGTTGATGTGGGCGCAAGAAAAAAGGACACTAAAAACCGACAAAACACATTGAATACACAAATAGTTTGCATAATTTTCCAAAGCCGCAAAGTAACTAAaggaaattgagaaaaaaattaaaaaagaatataacGAAGGAATGCGAAGTGACGGCGTTGCAGTGAAGAATAGGAGGTAGGTGTGAGTGGAAGTGAGGTTAGGTGTGAAGAGAAGTGAAGTGTAGTGAGTTGAAGACAGTTGCGAGTACGCCAAATAGTTATCAACGCGTTAGTACTGCTGTTGATGACATGATTCCCCAGACGAAATGGAATGTGTCGAGCTTCGTCAGACagagtgtgtgtatatatagcgatatttgacttaaaaaaaaaagttaatgctcataaaatttttttaaaattctctgATGACTTGCAGCGTATGTGTGTCACGCGAATATGAGTGTAACTGTAACACTAACGGTATTATGCATGTATCGGTACATGTGTCCACAAGTCAAGCCTCGTCGACAGTCTCGGCAGCAGCCAACGTTGGCATGTGAAATGAAGACATTCGCATAGTTTTACACGTACCACAGCGAAGGCACACACCTACACACCTACACCTACGCCAACCTGCAATGAACATGCTGGCTACAGTTTTATATGGCTTCATTATGTGACCCGCGTGCCAGCATTTTTGCACACCAACACACTCGCATACATATGTTCGTATGCCGTCTTCTGCACTACAAATTTGTGATTTGTTCTACAACTACtacaactaacaacaacaacaacatggtcATAATCACTATGCCTTACCTTAGAATGGCGGCTTGATGTTGCATGCTGCAGCCTGCAGTTCGTGGGGCCAGTGTGAgggtgtgtatatgtgtttgcgACAGTTGTCGTTTGTAGCCACCTATGGTGGATATGCTTTACAGGACATAATGGCAGCAAAAATGGACTTGGCGTAGCGAAACGCATTCGTTGCACAGTGGGTACGGTTAATTTGCTACGATTGTGCGAGTAAAAGGAAAAGTCTGCAATTCTTTTGGTTCTATAAAGATGTAGATAGAATAGACCTCTTATAGAATAAATACAGTACCTGATCAGACTACTATCTGGAATGTTAGGTTTTCAAGACCTCTTTGGCTTACAAGTCCATTTGGATTGATtcgaaaaatgcttaaatttctACGAGTCCTTAGCTTCACTAGACCACTATCTTATAGGACCATACCATTCTGGTAGATGGCCCGAACCCGGAGAATTCCAGCCCGATCGGACACTGTTTTTGACTTGCCACGTTCAGATGCCCTGAAAACGTCCCGCACTGGGGTAATTTAACAAAAGTCTCCGAGCTTGTACTGGAAGACCGTGGAGTGAAGGTATGCGCGGGTCCGCTAGGACAGCATGGGTCATATACTGCCTGGAAAATTGGCCATGAAAATGCTGTCGACGAGATGGATGTCACATTTACTGACTCAGAACCACAAGCACTACCGTGAAAACACTCCACTTACTTAGGCGGTGGCAAGACATGGATCCATTGGCGCACCTCAAAGACAATAAACAATCGAAACTGTGAACTTCACTAAGCGAACCCGATCCACCGACGTCGTAGACTGTCATATCGACCAGAAAAGTGATGGTCACCGTGTCCTGTGATTCACTAATTCACATCTCCGCTGTCGCAATCTTCGAATTGGTCGAATCAATTTATCTACAGCTATGCCTTCCTTAAGGTTCTCCAGATTTGGATCAGTCAGACtttttttttccaaactttttttttcaaaacttgtaAAAGTCATTCGGCGGGCAGAGATTTGTGTCGAATGAAGAAGTTATCAACGCCATGGAGGTCTTCTTTGCAAAAGAAGTTGGAGATTCTTTGGATGAAGAGTAGCGAGCTAAAAGGTGATCTTGTTTTGAAATAAGGGATTACTTTGTGGCCCATAAGACAAGGCCACGTCGGATTACGATTGGTCATTCCTGGTCGAAAGTAGCAGGCCTCATTTAAAGCCTTTTCAGCCACTATGCTACCGAGTACTATTGAGGAGAGAAATCGAGAAAAGTCTGTAAGGATCAAAAAACCCGGTTTCAAAATGCCATGTGAGCCTCCACTTTCACCATTAAGCCCACTGTGCAACACTAACTGCAGATTTTATAGCTCACTCACAGCTATGAGAGAGaattacatttttgaaattctaaTTTCTAAATCCAACCAAAGGTGCCAGCTTATGCCACATATATTTACACAGAGTATTAAGCAGAAAGCTAAAATGTTGAGAATGCCGCCGAACGCCGTTACTTTTAAAGCGTTACATAAAACTCAAAAATGTATGAGTTTGAAAATAACATATACCGTTaactgcagcagcagctgcttGTGCAGGCGAAAGATTTGATGTACTTACAAGTAGAAGTCATGCAGTGGACCGAAGACAGCTGTTGTACTAAAACCACCCACAACTTGTTCTCTCGCTGCTACCTTAGACTTCGCTCGGCGCGCGCCTGATTGTCTGCGCACACCCGTCCTGGGTCACGctcatttccatttcatttcaagCAGTACTCAAGTACACTTGTGGCCCTGTCCGTTGGGCGATTATGCTTGACACGGCGTAACCCCCCGCCACCACCTGCATGCTGCAGTGTGACCGCAGCTGCGCTTTTTGGCGATTCAAAAAATTTGCTTTCTCTCCTTCCTTTTTTCGCTCAGCATTTTTCACGTggcttaaaatatttgtgtgtgtctcTCTGCTTAGGAGTTTGTCTGTCCTATGGTGGCTAGTAAAATGccaaatatgaaaagaaaacgCAGCGACAGACATATATATGATTCGTCCCCACACACCGCCACATTTCCATACCGTCGAACGGTGTGAGGGGCACTGAAAAAACAATTACAAGTTTTACTTGCActtgtgcgcctaaaagtacgCAATACAATTTGCATAATACCCAAGTACGCCGACTCGACGGCCGCAAGAAGTGCAACCGCAACCGCGGTCGGTGTTAGTCACCGGCGCACAGCTGCCATGGCGCTAACCGAAAACAGTGTAATGCAAATGAGTGCAAATTGAATATAGTTTAGCGTTTTGCCTCGACATTTTGCTTTAGGCATTTACCCAGTAAGCGTGTCATTGTTGTGTCAGCAGGGGTGGGGGGTAGTGTGAGACTCCACTTGTAAATAGCACAGCTGGACGAGGAAGTGGCAAGTTGTAATGTGTGTGGTAGTGTGCGTTTTCAAGTGCTATAGAAAAATGCTCAGAGAGTGCTAAAAGATGATagaatttttgaagtttttacttttatttcacaACTTTTGGATTTCtcttattttatgcaaatataatttctttttaagaaACTCATTCTTTTAGGCGTGTGGTTTCAATGAGACAATACCTAGTAGATATTACTACATTTATACTGAGTTTAGTTTAACATTTCTTAATGAACAGACATAATCTGGAACAACGAAAGTGcccaattgctgcaaaaagttgTCAAAATTGGGTTCTCGGCTGCAATGCCGGATTAAGCCAGCACGGGGCCTGTAGCATATACTGTCAAGAAGCCCTTGGTTTGCTATACGTTCTCAAAttctcttcttaactggcgtagaaaccgcttacacggttataacagagtccacaacagcgcgccacgcatctctccttttggcagtttggcgccaatgggtaataccaagtgaagacaggtccttctccatctggtccttccatcggcgtggaggtctccctcttcctccaccagtgggtactgcatcgaaaccTTTCAGAgttggggcactttcgtccattcgaacaacatgacccagccagcgtagccgctgtctttttattcgctggactatgtctatgtcgtcgaataacacatacagctgatcattccatcttctgcggtattcgccgttgcaaatgtttaagagaccataaatcttccgaaaaacctttctctcgaaaactcctagtgccgtctcatcggatgttgacaccgtccacgcttctgcaccataaagtaggacgggaatgatgagggacttgtagagtttagtttttgttcgtcgagagaggactttacttttcagcgGACTTtactgcctactcagtccatagcagcacctattggcaagaattattctgcgttggatttcaaggctgacattattatcggtgttaatgctggtaccTAGGagtatgaaattatctacaacttcaaagttatgactgtcaacagtgacgtgggagccaagacgcgaatgcactgactgtttgtttgatgacaggagatatttcgtcttgtcctcgttcaccaccagacccattcgcttcgcttccttactACTAACAGCGCGGATgttatttccaatgatatcgatatcatcggcgtacgctcaAATTAAGGTTATTAAATTAAACCAAACTGTTACAAATATACTTTTCTGGATTTAATATGGGCAAATTTAGAGATTTCACATTCAATATCGACTTTTGTAATCATGAGAGACAAGTAAATACGCAAGGCAATTTCTATGTttggaattatataaaataaaattttataaaattgcgGTTCCAGAGGCTCTTGTTTCTTGCTGTCAATGACATCAGCCACATCTGTTTTCAGCAGCTCTGCGAACTGCACTAGTTCGTCGCCTAGGCTGTTTTCCAAATCATCTTCGTAAGCCCTGCCCATACTTGAGGCGTTTTCAAAATCTCTTCTATTTAAGAGATGTCGAAATGCTCCCAAAATACCAGTAATTTTATGATATGCTTCCATGCGTTTAGTTGAAGCCGTACTGTCTGTCAATAATGATAGTAAACACCTGAATTTCAAAACGTTGTCCAGGTGTTTGATTCTCAGCAAAGTCGTCGAGCGTAGTAGAgcgttcgatttatggaaggaaatttgtatgaaatttgatttctacaCGCTATTGCCAGtttaaaagttcgagttatgcagATCTTCAAGTTattgaagttccactgtatattttaaatataaatttttaatgtcaGATAAGATTGAACGTGACTAAATTGAGTTTTAGATTTTTAGGTGAAAGTAAATAGTACATAAGCATTTGCCACTCTTGCTACGTGACTAATCCGACACGGCTCGTCTGAAATTTATTCGAGCCAGCTGCGGCGATCACTTGTACGAAATGCCCAATGCCCATTGTCATACCCTTAAAACCGTAGGTAGATCTAACCTACAAAAGTCGTGTGTATAAAAATCGGTAAAAGTTGTCCGACTTTGTTCATGACTTTCAAGAGGACGAAATGTAACAAAAGAGAGAAGGAAAGGAAATAGGCAGAATTTCTTTCTCACTTCCCAGATATAGTCGTTATAAAGACAGCCAAGAGAAGTTCTGACCTGTTcttatattaaaagaaagatattccctctgaatttcttcaaaatatctgagagacttaactatattttcggtaaaaaaaattagaagcactgaggtcctcatgttcgatatatggggccttgaaaacttatggtccgatttcgacgatttttagaagagcgaggccacactataaatacagtatttatggaaagttctgttccgatatcttcactggtgcttactttatatattgtaaagtaaacaattccgATCGACTGGTATGTaagaaataggcgtggttgtgaaccgatttgacctacatgtattcacaatatatcattgggatgcgagGAAAATAActcaaatcaaatttcattgaaattggtcgagtagtttcggcgatatggtttttgacccataagtggacggatccacgcccatttaaaattttgtataccaattttgcAGATCTTTAAGGTAtttggtgttttcccttactgaattaaaacatttttagtaattttcaacctaacatttgtatgggatgtgggcgtggttataatacgACATCCCCCATTTTAAGGTAGTAccaaaaagaaacgactgtagaaagtttggttgatatagccttagtagtttacgaggtatgtacaaaaaacattataggggcggagccacgcccacttatgcaaaaaatgtattgaacCACATTTAAGTTCGGAGAATTAGCTGCTTGTTTATGGAATTTGATATCAAGATGACGGGGCTTTGTCAGTTCATAAGAAGATCCACTGTGACTACAGTATCAAAAATTGTGCATCAAAGGATTCAGTGGGTCTTCTTATAAATTACcattttataataacaacacTTGAGCTATTaagtttctttttatatatgtaaacattgAAGATACTTCTTGCTCACGGCCCGACTGAAATTAAATTCTAGgtacatttatattaaatgttGGTATATTTGTCATTACGTACTTCcatattaatgtacatataatttCGTTATTTATAGCACAAAAGTACATTAATTAACCTCATTCGCATTAAGCCTTAAAGTGAATGCCACACTTTCACTACAACATTACTTCCGCACCAATTCAAAGCAACACTGCGtcacatttaaatataaaatataaatatctcgCAACTAAGGCAACGCAATCGGCACAGGTCCCCAGGAAATCACTTTAAATGCGATGGCCTCCAAGCTCGTCACATCGACACCATTCGCAGCCAGCGTTTTAATTATTGACGTCAGATTAGAAGATTTCTGCAAATTGTAAAACGTGAGAGAGTGTTAAAGAGAAAGACGAGAGAAAAAACCAAGCAAACAAAACAGCGTTGAAGCGAAAACTTTTCAATTTGCGCTACAACACCAGGCGGCCAAGCGCCAAGCAATAGCTTGAGCTTGTGATACTCACCAGCGTTGCATCGACCATGGGTCGCAGTTCGGCGCTGCGCAATGCTGCATAAAATTGCGCGAATGTCAGATTCTGCTGACGCTTTTGATTAATCAGTTGCACGTAACGGTCGTGCGGCAAGTGTCCCAACAGCTCTTCGACAAAACTACTAAACGTGCGTAAGTGGCGGCTGGCGGGTGGTGACCGTAGTCGAAGTGGTGGCGACACAGTTTCCGCCTTCTTCTCCACCTTCAATACCCGTGTCGGTAGCACTTCGTTCTCCTCCGAATCATTCAGTAGCACAAAATTGAGCTGCGGTTCCGACGACAGCTGCCCCTCAGACGACCCTCCAACGGACGTCCAAGCATCGGATGGCTGGCCATAGCCGAACTGTTGTTGTGCGTCGGGCACAAGCAGATGCAAATAATCCAGTATGTCGATAACCTCCGGTATTTGCTGGACTTGCTGCATCAGCGCGGTGAATTGTGTGCTGCGTAGATATTTGAGCACTTCGCGGAAATTCGAATCGGTGATGTAGTGCTTGGCGACGATTTCATCGACCGTGGCTGTGGGTATCAAATCGAGAAAGTCTTTCAGCTCGTTGATGATTTCCGGCGAGATTTTCGCTGTACTGTGTGGCACTATTGCTgcgctggttgttgttgctgtggctaTTGTTATTGCAAAAAGCAATAGTAGCCAGCGTTGTGTATGCGAAAACATATTTCTGCTCTGCGCTTTATTTTCCTCTGCACTACGTACGTACTCGGCACACCCGCCTTTTGTCACTTGCAGTCACACACTAAATCGAAGCCGCACTCAATCGCTCACTGAACAACGGTTCACTTGAAACGTCACGAAGCCATTATGGAGCTATCGCTGCGGTCGGCTTGtcggtgttgctgttgcttatCAGCGACTTAAATTACGCTGAGCCGCGCATAAGCATTCGCCTCGCTTTTGTTATTTATCgctaattttgttttcattcttgACCGGCATCTccgttggcattgttgttgtaggtaATGTGTTCTGCAGCtgtcagacacacacatacacacacacacatacatatgcgtaaATATTTATGCTGCCTGTTTGCTTTGTAAATCTATACACATCGCTTATCTTTGTTTATTCATTTGCAGTTGTACGAAGGCGAACacgtgaaaatatataaaaaagacaAACGAGATTTCTTCGTACGAATGAAATAAGTAGgaatttacacatatgtatactaggGTTCCCACTCATATTTCTAAGTTTGCGTTGATATATCACAGATTTATGTATTATCACATCAGTTATCTCTCAAACATCATTGATTTTTGTATGAGCATCTTGGAGTATAAACTCTGGTTTATGCAGATTCCACATTATCCAAACTCGTCCAAAACTGTGTTCGTGTGGGTTAGTTAAAAGAATGCTTTAAACGTACGCTAATTGTATACAAGATTCATGTCAAACAGACATTCAAGCCTGGAATCTAACAATAATCAACTGTTTAACTGtataactatgtatatatgtagttcaaaaatagatgaaatcgttTTAGGAGACATTCTTAGTTCAGCAAATATTTTGTCAACTTGATCATATTCAGTTGGTAAAATTTGTTCTATCTGCTTATTATATTGAAGATGTAAGGTATTTATATTCCAATAGGTTATTTTCATTTGCAACGAATAAACAAGTCCTATGTGAGGATGTTGAAACTAAACGAGCGCAGAAAGTGCCTGTAATGTGTGTCAACTTTGATCTCTACTTAGCTGAAATTAATCATACCATTTCTAATCCAAATATACCAGATCTAAAGATCTCCGTTCCTGCGACTGACTTTATACCGAAAGTATTGGCAGTTTCGTGAGCtatcttaaaataataaaccaaattctctgcagtcatttcttttacacGCACCATGAAAATATGGAAATCGGAAAATAGCCAcacccacctccaatacaaagtttattttgaaaattactaaaagtgcttaatttcacagaagaaatggcagacaaTATCTCcactcagttaaaaaaaaatggaaaacgggcttagcgtctcccacttatgggtcaaaaaccatatctcagaaactactcgactgatttcaatgaaattaggcacataatattttttcaacatcaATAAGAGCAATtggtaccttggtggtgaaa belongs to Zeugodacus cucurbitae isolate PBARC_wt_2022May chromosome 6, idZeuCucr1.2, whole genome shotgun sequence and includes:
- the LOC105217303 gene encoding uncharacterized protein LOC105217303, translating into MFSHTQRWLLLLFAITIATATTTSAAIVPHSTAKISPEIINELKDFLDLIPTATVDEIVAKHYITDSNFREVLKYLRSTQFTALMQQVQQIPEVIDILDYLHLLVPDAQQQFGYGQPSDAWTSVGGSSEGQLSSEPQLNFVLLNDSEENEVLPTRVLKVEKKAETVSPPLRLRSPPASRHLRTFSSFVEELLGHLPHDRYVQLINQKRQQNLTFAQFYAALRSAELRPMVDATLKSSNLTSIIKTLAANGVDVTSLEAIAFKVISWGPVPIALP